In Deltaproteobacteria bacterium CG11_big_fil_rev_8_21_14_0_20_49_13, the following proteins share a genomic window:
- the tsaB gene encoding tRNA (adenosine(37)-N6)-threonylcarbamoyltransferase complex dimerization subunit type 1 TsaB produces the protein MRRILRACVFRMTTGMNILSIDTSTHAGSIAVLDGDALLSEISYQTKSGHSEVLIKEIEAALKKAKLKIESIDAFAVAIGPGSFTGLRIGLATAKGLALEGNRPILGISSLEALAYSLRSMKHEARSMNIVPCINAYRGEVYVATYNIVPHASCFLPQIMLNECSITPDALCDRLKDIEDELFFIGDGAIQYKDIFAQRLGNRFVLSKEKIFPIAGAAGLIAFKRLQKNERDELIRLIPNYIRKSDAETKAL, from the coding sequence CGTCTTCAGGATGACAACGGGCATGAACATTCTTTCAATAGACACATCAACGCATGCGGGTTCGATCGCCGTTCTCGACGGTGATGCTCTGCTTTCGGAAATTTCTTATCAAACAAAGTCGGGTCACTCGGAAGTCCTTATAAAAGAGATAGAGGCGGCGCTTAAGAAAGCAAAGTTAAAGATAGAGAGCATCGATGCCTTCGCAGTTGCCATAGGTCCAGGGTCGTTTACGGGTCTTCGAATAGGCCTTGCCACCGCGAAGGGTCTTGCACTTGAAGGAAACAGGCCGATCTTAGGAATATCTTCGCTTGAGGCGCTGGCCTATTCCTTACGAAGCATGAAGCACGAAGCACGAAGCATGAACATCGTTCCGTGCATAAATGCCTATAGAGGTGAAGTTTATGTTGCCACATATAATATCGTGCCTCATGCCTCCTGCTTCCTGCCTCAGATTATGCTCAACGAGTGTTCAATAACTCCCGATGCCCTTTGCGACAGATTGAAAGATATAGAAGACGAGCTTTTCTTTATCGGCGACGGGGCGATTCAATATAAAGATATATTTGCACAGCGCCTTGGCAATAGATTTGTACTTTCAAAAGAAAAGATATTTCCAATCGCAGGGGCGGCCGGACTTATTGCATTTAAAAGGCTTCAGAAGAACGAAAGGGATGAGCTTATCCGGCTCATCCCTAATTATATCAGAAAGTCAGACGCCGAAACGAAGGCGCTATAG